Genomic DNA from Bacteroidales bacterium:
CATTACAAATTCAAAGACCCAAAATCCAAAATCCAAAATCCAAAATCCAAAATGCAAAGTGTAAAACCCAAAAGTCCCCTTGGTTTATATTTTCAAATCCTCAAATCTTCACATTTTCACATTTTCACATCTTCTAATCTTCACATCAAACATCCGACATCAAACATCCGAAATCAGACATCCGAAATCCTCACCTTTTCCCTAACTGCATCCTCATATGTTTTGACAACATTTCGAAATAAGTATCCACTGCTTGCCCCAGTTCAAATTCCACTTCAGGCGCAAATTTACAACCATGACGATCGAGAGAGCGCACCGTGAGACGATGGCGCATCTCCTCAATTTTCCCGCCAGGGAAGTATCCTAATGGCACTATGCTGAGAACAACTCTCCTGGCGTTTAACATCCGCTGAATTTGTAAGGAAGGCTTATAGGTCTCAGGAGCAATTACAAGAAGTCGCTCCTTTACAAACGGAATGGCAAGTATTATCAGTGCCGACTGCCAATCGTCCAAAGAAATTTCCAGGTTATATCTTTCCCGGTAAGTTGAGATCAGCGTTGATACACTACTTGACTTTACCACCGGGCAGCATTGGTACTGATTGGACTCTACCCAATCTGCAGCCTGGATGGAATTGATGCATGGATTCCCAAAAATGGTAATCCCGGATAATAGCGTGGAGGATTCCACAATTTTCCCCAGATGAACTGGAATCTTTTCTTCAACACCAAAAGTGACATTAGCAATAAAAACATGTCCTTTCTCCCTGGCAACCTCCTCAAATCTCTTCCTGTCTCTTACATGGTCCCCAATTGAAGATCCTCCGATATAGGTTGTCCAACGGGATTTATTTGTTTCAGGGGACGAAGGAAACAGAAAAACGGCAGGTTCCGGGTTTTTATCATCGGAAATGAAGGTCTGTCTTCTCAACCTGGGTTGTTTCACATAGATCCGCGGAGATCCCTGAATAATGGAACGAGTGGTAGCTTTTATATCCACTCCATCATAAAGAGATCCTTCAAATACAGTATTTGTTGTATCATTATTACCCTCCATTGCAATGCGTGAGGCCTGCTGAGCCGTCCCATAAAGAAGTGCTTCACAGGGCGGCCAGATCCAGGAATTATAGGTGGCTATTTTCTGCTTTGGGGGCATCCCTTCCTCCCAAAGCCATAAGGATTGTAACAAGTTCATCTGTTCCTGTAATTCCGGTGTTGCGGGCAGAAAGAAGCTGTATTCATTTTTCAGTATTTCAAAGAAGTGATCAAGAGCAGACGGTTGATAACAGGCATATATCCCTTTCACTTCTTTCTTTTCGGAATTCATTGAAGTATCCGGGTAAAGAATGGAATATCCCGGGAAGTTTTCCTGCGATGCCCAGGGCCTTTGAATATCCATCAAAGAGCTGGCAAGTACCCTGTTATAATTCCTGTGCATCATGGTATGAGCAGTTGTCAGCACATTGTTCATCCCCGCCTGTTTCCTTTGACTTACCAGGCATTGGTTAAAGAGAAGCCGCTCGAACGCCTGAACTGTTCCCATGAAAGTATCATATTGCAAGCCTCCCATCTTTTCTCCGTAATGCTTGTAGGATGAATCCAGCACAATTCTGACAGCTTTCCTGTAGTGGAAGGAAAGCTCCTCTGCAGCAGAGTTTCTATAGTTTTCATAAATGGTAGTGTTTACCGGCAGGCTATCCACAAACATCAATGCAAGTTGAGGATGGATGATGACTCTATGAAAGGAAACAGACCTTCCGGAATTTTCAGAATTATCCGGGTAGATCAGGGGATTTTGAAGGAGCAACTTTATTTCTTTCCAATGGGCCAACCCTCCTGTATAAAGCACCCTGGAGTATTTTGACAATATCCACTTTAGTTTTGCCACCATAACCTGTTCTCTTTTTGTATCAATAGCTTTGTCGCGGGTCAGATGCGCTGCAGATTCATTCCTTTCTATGTAGCCACTAAAGCATTTCCAGGCATCCACAGAATCTTCAAGTAATTGTTCCGGCATTGTTGGAACCGGGAAATCAGGGGTATCAATTCCATGTACAGGTATCCCCAGTTCAATGGAAAGTCTTACTGCTTCAATGATGGAATCCGTAGCACTGAGGGCAAGTACAGAGTGTCCCTTAGCCTGAACAGAATTCGTGGATATCAATCCTAGCATACAGGGAAGCTGGGTTTGGCTGCCTTCTCTCACTCCTAATGCCTTTAAAAAAAGGATCAATGCTTCCAGGCTTTCCGGATCTAATTCAACAGCAATAGCATCAGGCCTGGATACCTGCTGCAGGCATAACCGGTGAACCTCCGCTGCAAAAACAGCCTTGTAATGAATTGCAGGAACAGCTAGCAAAATGCTTTCTTCATGCTGAATTTCCAATGCCATCTTATGTGTTTTTAGGGTGAAAGAAATATGAATAATTCGATCTTAGTTGCTAATTCTGGTTGGAATGACTGAAGAGTTGACGGAAAGCAGTTTCAAGATGGGAGGGTTTTATTCCACTTATAGAATTGATTTTCAGGTCAAACGGATGATCCATACTTGTTTTCATCAACGCATCTCCCCCTCCCGCATTTTCAAATGCACTCAGGTTTTCAGCCAGGCTGAACAGGTAGATAGCATCCCGGGGCGATAGTTTGTGAGATGAATTGTACTGTACCCACAAAAGCCAGAAAATATCCAGCAGTTTGCTGATCTCCTTCTGCATACCTGTAAATTGTGAAAGGATGATTTTTTCAATTTCAGCCCTTGGAGGGAATTCGATGGTGATGACAGGTCTCATTCTCGAATTGATAAACTCAGGAAGCAGGTTGATTTCTGCTGTATTGGTTGCCGCTATAAACCGAAAAGCGGGATGGGCAATTATCCTTTCTCCTAGAAGTGTGGAATCTATATATCTTCTTTCATCGAGTACACTTACCAGCAAGGCAAGGGCTCTTGGCCTGATCTTGCCGATCTCATCAATGAATATGATCCCACCAGTGATCATGGCTGTAACCAGGGGAGACAGAATATAGTCCATAACAGCATTATTCTGATCACTAAACCGGACTGCACAAGCCAGGTCTTCAGCGGTTACATCTTCATGCCCCTGGAAGATATACAGGTCGCGGCCGGTTTTTTGGGCTAACTCATAGATGATCCTGTTTTTCCCCATGCCGGGTTCTCCAACCAATAAAGGACTCAGGGGTAAACTTCTATCACTTGCCATCCAGGCTGCTGTTATTAACCTTAACTCTTTTTCTCTCCCGATAAATTCGGGGAGAACATTATGTTGGGGGACAAAAGGTTCGCTGAAGTAGACAGCTTTATTACCCAATGTCATTTTACGTCTCTCTTTCATTTTGGGAGGATTTAAAGGTTTTGCAAATTTTCACGGGAGGATCCGGGTAGTTGAGCAAAAAAGTTTTTGGATTGCCCAATCAGGTTGAAAGATTCATCAGGCAAGCCAAACATATCGTATAGGATGGTTTGGGAATTACTTGTATTCAAAAGATATTCTGAATTTTTCCCGGTAATTGGCTCAGCTGTTTCGAGAGAGATTACTTCGAAGTTATCAATACAATCGGTGAAGAATTGCCTGGAATTTTCAGGGCAGACCGCATAAGAATCATCGAAAACGCACATTTTCCCCAGCAGAATGCAGTTTTTAGGATCACTGGCATCATAAATCAATATTTCATCTTCATATCCCCCGGCAAGAAGGATGTTCTTCTTCAGAATACAGGACCAAAGCGAATTCTTTGTAGTGATGGCAGACAATTCTTCCAGGTAGGGCAATGACATGATCTTAACACTCCCGTCGAAACTGCTGCTGGCTACAATATCGGGTTGAAGGGGGAACTGAACTATGCTGGTTACGTCGCTCAGGTGACATTGAAGATAATAGGTGAATTCCATCAATTCCAGATCATACCTGTGTATGTAGCCATCCTGGTCAGTTACCAGAAGGCAGTTATGCTCCTTTACCACGATCAGCGACCGGAGGCACCTGGGAATAAAACTCTCCTTGAGCCATTCTCCTGATTCAGCATCGAAAACCGTAAGGTAGCCACTATCAGAAATAGTATACAAGTATCCATTATAAACAACACATTCAGCACTGCTCAATGTAGAAAGATGCTCGCCAGTTTGAGTTATCACACCTTCTACTGTTCCATCCTTCAAATCCCACTTACGAACGGAATTACTTCTGCACAATGGATTGAGGTCAGAATCATAACTAACACCAAACACATAATCTTTATTCCCGATGCGGGCGGTAGCCGACTGGGGACTCCGGCCCATTCCGGCATCCGTAAGAACAAGCCTTTGCTTCAATGTATAGAAGTCGACAACTCTAATGGTCCCATCCCAGCTTGCTGAAATGATCTCATTATTGTGAACATACACATGTCTGACTGTTTTCGAATGAAAATTATGGTAGCGCATCTTCCCTGTAGTCAGGTTGATCAGGTGCACACGGCTTCCGTAAAGGTGAGTTACCAGAAGCGTGTTTTCCTTCTCATGATACCACAGACTTCGGATGCCTGAACCGCTGAGGTTCTTCTTAAGTCGAACCGAGTATTTATCCAATACCGATTTTATGAAGTCGTTTTTATATGCAACGATCAGTTCATTGTTTCCGTTATAAATTATTGGTTTCATAGCTTGGGGTTTAGGGAATAAATCAGTCTCTATTTTATACAAGATTTAATTTTGCATGGATGACTTCATCTATTTCTGAAATCAGTTCAGAAATGCGCTCATCGAGGAAAACCAGTTCCTGCTTGAGGTATTTGACATGTATCTCAGCCAGTTCCTCATCTGCAATATGCTTGGCCTTGAAGGACGTATGATTGATGAGCATGAGTGCACCGATCTTATTATCCAGTTGGCGGGCCAGGTCGAGCAACTTCTCAGGATCAGGCCGCCCCTTGTAATTCATCATTTTCCCACTAGTAAAATCAGTGAAACTAATCAGCAGACCTTGATTTTTCCTGTAAATGACTACTTTCAACAGTATCTCCAGCAGTTCTGATTGTTGGATCAATACATCACTGGCATCGCTGGTCTGACGGTTATAAATATGATTTGCCTGGATAAAGAAATCATCCAGTTCATGAAGTGATGAGTTCGGGTCTGTAGTAATATGGGATTCCCGGCAGTTTTTTGAGATAGACCGATACAATTGCCTGAGCCTGTATTCCACTTCTTCAGATGATTCATTGTCATAATTGTCGGAAAATACTGGCTTCTGATTTGATCGGCGAGGAGCCGGGCTTGAACCCGACTGAACATTAATCAGGAAATTAAAGTATTTCCTTTCCAGGTCCTCGGCAGACTTAACCTCCGGGTCGTTTGCGATGGCAAGTTTTGAGATAAGTTGCTTGATAACCTGTTCTTTAGATCCAATTTTCAGGACATAAATCCTGAACCTGGCTTTATATTGTTCATTTGTATCATCAATCCCCTTGATAAATCCATGCCTGGAAGCCATTATTGAGCTTAGTTCAAAGTTAAGCCTGTATATTTCAGCCTTTTTAGAACTAAGATTACTGAACATTTTGATATCAAATCCCGCGAGCACTGATACAGGGAACATCCATAATTGATTGGATAAGATGAAGTATAACATGGACTCAAATCCAATAACGGATTTTTTACTTCCGGATTGATCAAGAAGCTGAAAAGCTTCTTTAAGTCCATCCGTATAAAGGAGAAGGTTTTCATAAAAGGAAGAGACAAGACTGTGGTCAGATCCATGGTTCTCAATTATTTCTCTTTTACATAAATCATCAGGCAAAAGATTAGCAGTTAAATAAGCATGTCCTTCAAAAACACTCTTGATAAGCAGTATCATGGTTTGAAAAGGAGATAATCCATTCAACCCTGATTGAATAATGAGGTCTTCAAGGTTCTCTTTATCACGGCTTGTTTGAATAGATTCCCCCGGGAAATCCGGTTGTGATGAAGTGCCTTCAATAAAGGGCTCTGACGGAAGGGGATTATCCCTTTTTTTGAAATCCCGGATATCCAGGAATAAAGGGTAGTAGTCACTGAAGTGGGCTTTCTTTTCCATAATGTTTGGTTATTAGGTTTCTTTGATTTCTTTCACTGATGCGTTAATAGTTTAGATTCTTTACAAATTGTTACTAGCCATATTTGTATTCATCTGATTTTAAATTATATACAATTATTAAAACACACAAATGCACTTCTTTTATTTCCATCTTACTTAACTTGAAGTGACAAGAATAAGAGTGGATTGCATTTTTAATAATTTTACATAACCTATCCCATACTTATATACCAACTGGTTGACATGCTCAAGCAATGGAATTTCATGCCAAGCTTAAGCTGTCGGCCATAAGAATCTGATTTAAAGTTTTTTATAAATTTTTTGCTATTGACTTACCCGGATTGATTTGAAGGAATGAAGTGCTTCATAACCATTTTCTTAGTATTAACCTTGTAAAAGAAGACCATGCAACTCATTTCTTATTCACAAGTCAACCAGGAAGGCAGTCGTCCAAATATAATTGACTGGAATCCAGATCATAAGAAAATTATTATTGAGATAATCCTGTCAAAAGGAACCCTTAATATCCTGGGTCAGTCAAACCTGAGGCTTTTCACTGCATCGATGGATCATGCAGACATCATCAACTGCAAGGAAAAAAAGGACAAGATTGATTTATTCCGTTCATTTGGTTTAGCTTCAGATGAACTAGCTGATAAACCCCGTAAACTGCTTTTTAAAAGCAATAATCTTGGAGCTGTTAAACGATCCATCAATGCATTTGTTAAACGCTTGCTGCCTTCGCATCCTGCCTGCATTCTGATTATCGATGATTCTTACCTGCAATCGCTGATTGAGGATTTGCGTGTTATTAAAAGTCCGGCATCTGGTCAGAAAAAACCATTGGAGAAAAATCCCATTAAAAGGCTCATTTTAGATTCCCGTAAAGACTCAAGGATGAAAGAAATCAGCCAGCATTTTCTTGGAACTTCACCTGATGTAGAAATTGTCAGGGCAATGATCCTGAAAGCAGCCGAATCGAAATTGCCGGTATTAATTCTAGGGGAATCAGGTACAGGTAAAGACGTGATCGCCAGGCTTATAAATAAGTTTTCTACATTTAATAAGACTCCGTACAAGGTGCTGAATTGTGCTGCTTTGCCTGAAACGCTGGCAGAATCAGAATTATTTGGAGCTAAAAAAGGTAGTTTTACCAACTCTATTGCTGAAACCATCGGGCTGTTTGCAGCTTCAAACGGAGGTACTATTTTTCTGGATGAAATCGGGGACCTTTCTCTGGCAATACAAGCCAAGCTGTTATTAGCTGTTGAGAACCAAAGTATAAGACAAATCGGTTCTACGGAATCAAAAGAGAACCTGGATGTACGTGTTATCTCTGCAACCAACAGGAATATCGATTATATGGTGATGCAGCATACTTTTCGCGACGACCTCCTGTTTCGCCTTGATACCATTCGAATCAATGCTCCTCCCCTCAGAAGCCATCCGGAAGATATTCCCCTGATTGCTAAACATATCTGGTCAAAGCTGAACAGTCCTCATGAGTTATCACCTGAATTTCTTGATTATCTCAAGACTTACTCATGGCCAGGAAATGTCAGGGAAATGAAAACATTACTTAACAGCATCAGGGATATTTTTGGAGATGAAAGCCCGACAAGGGATAGCATAGAATCGCTCAGGAACTACCGGCAGGAAGGAATAACGCAATCATTCAGTGACGGCATTCAGGATCAGGCTCGTTTTATCAGGCTGGAAGCATATAACAGGCTTATCAAGGTTCAGAATATTCTTCGGGCCATCAAGATTAATCTTCGTCCATATATCAACGCAAAATCCACCGGTAAAAAAAATATCATGAGTCCGGATAATTTGAAGTCCTTTGTGCGGAATCAAATCAATCTGCTGGAAGACTTATGCCGGGAACCAATCTATTTTAAGGATTTAAATCTCTTCCAGGAAACTACACGATATCGTTATCTGTTGGACAAAGCCCTTAACCATTGGCCGTCATCATTAAAAACAATGGATAAATTGTGGAATGCGGAACTTCATAAACTTGATGAGAGTATTAATTTAAGCATTTTCCGCTTCATCTGGGGGAAGGTTGATATGTAATTTTTGGTTGTAAATAAGCTGGAGTGCCTAAAGTGAGCTAGAGTGAGCTAGAGTGCCTAAAGGTAAAGTGAGCTAGAGTGCCTAAAGTAAGGGCGAGACGCAAATTAATCAGGCCGGGGTCGCGTGCCATTGCGCTAAGTGCCTGGAGTGAACTAAAGTGCCTGGAGTGAGCTAAAGTGAACTAGAGTGAAACCTTACTTGGAAGATTAGAAATAGCAGATTATTGCAATGCTTTCCTGGCTTTTAAAATATACTTCGCAGTATCCAATGGACTTATCCCTCTAAAAGGCCGGATGACTCCTAATTCATCGGGACATTCCTGGTAACCATGAAAGTGAGTGGAAATCCGGGCTTTGCCCCCGGAGCGGGAACTTAGTTTCACCGGGTAATCCAGGGAGGTGGAAACCGGTAACAATCCATGAAGGATGAACCGTCCGTTATCCATTTCCGGACTTTCAAAACTGCCCCGCATTCGGGTGATATCGCTGGTAATGGCACCCAATAAGTCTTCGGTAGCCTGGATCCTGAACCTGATCATGGGTTCCAGGAGGGTGGTACCGGTATTTACCAGTCCATCCATAATGCCCATAGGGGTTGCAATAACAAAATCGCCCGGACGGGAATGCATTTCATGGTCTTCGCCTTCAATGAGGGTGATTTTTATATCGGTTACTTCCCAGCCTTTGATCCCCTGTTTTAGTGCTTCAGGAATAGTGCGTTCCACCTCATTCTGGTACTTCTGCAAAACATCGTTCACTCCAATGGCACTGGAATAGTTCACTCCGCTACCCAGCTCACCGGGTTCGATGAGGAATTTCAGGATAGCCCAGCAGGGTTTGGGCATCCAGTATCTGACAAAGCCCTCAGCGGTTGAAGAAGGGGTTTCCTTATAGATTACCGTTGGGTTTTCGAACCTGGCTGCAATGGAAAACCGGTCGAGTAGGATCTTCTCCATTACCTCCATTTGTATCCAGCCCATCATTTTTAACTGCAGTTCCGCTTCTTCACGCAACCATTCAAACTCAAGGGAAGGATCTTCTTCAGCCAGTTCCTGCAAGGCTGCTGCAAGTGCAGGATAGTCTTTTTCATTGATTGCTTTCACCTGGACAATGAACAGAGGCTGCTGAATCCTTACTGCAGGTGGAAGCTGTAATGGTTCAGATCCGAGGAAATCACCAATTCTCACGTTTGAAAGTCCGCAAAGTCCGGCAATATTTCCCGCATCAACAAAACCTATTTCTTCATGTTTACCTGGTAGCACCTTCCTCACTTGTATCACCTTCGAATCTTCAGCTGTTCTCACATTTTTGAGTACCTCACGGGTCGAAATCTTCCCTTCTAGCACCCTAACCAGGGCCACTTTCCCCATAATCCTGTCATGTTCAATGCCATACACCAGGGCAGAGAATGGATTCGATGCACTTCCTGTTGGAGGGGGAAGATAAGAGATGACGGCATCCAGTAGGGCTTCAAGTCCTATCTCATACTTTGCTGATCCAAACAATAGAGGAATAAAATGCCGGGAATGCACTAACTGCCTGAGTTGTTGATCCAATTCAGCAAAAACGGGAAGAGTCCCTTCAAAATATGCATTCAACAATCCTTCATGTGTTGCAACCAGTCTTTCAAGAAGATCTTCTCTGGTTTTGGCATTCGACCATAATGGGGAAATATGAACCTCCGCTTCACCTTCATCAGAACAGTGCTGCAAGACAAAGGGATCCACCCTTAATTCCTTCCTTATTTCATCCAGGACCCTATCAATGTCAGCCCCGAGCCTGTCGATTTTATTGATAAAGATGATAACAGGAATACCGGCATTCTCCAAAGCCCTGTAAAGTGCCTCTGTATGAGCCTGCACCCCTTCAACGGCTGAGATGACAAGAATTGCCCCATCTACAGCCCTGAGCGTGCGCTCAACATCTGCCGAAAAATCCACATGGCCGGGAGTATCGATCAGGTTAATCTGTATTCCTTTCCAGGAAAATGTAACCTGGGCAGATCTGACTGAAATCCCCCTCTCCTTTTCAACGGGTAAAAAATCAGTAAATGCAGATCCATTATCAACATTACCCGCCTTTTTGATCACCCCTCCAAGCAGCAGCATTTGTTCAGTAATGCTGGTTTTACCGGCATCAGCATGGGCAAGGATGGCAATATTGCGAAGGGTTTCAGGCATGGGTGGATTTTCGGGGGCGAACTTAAGCAAATTTACTATGAATATGGCTTCCCGGCAGTTTGTGAAATAATCCTGCATATATAAGATTCTTTCTTTTAATTTGTGCTTTTATGCACAGTGCCTAATTCAAACCATTGAATCTGATTAAATAACCATTAGTAAATCTCTTCACCATCCGAGAATGATATTATGGCCCATTCCATGTAACTTTTAAAAACTAATGAATAACACATGAAAAAAAGTGTCCTTTCGCTTCTGCTGTTGATTTCACTTACCTCTAACTTTTCACTTTTCGCTCAAACCGACAAAGTAAACAGACGAATCATCGAAATCGGCCAAACCGATAACCAAACCATGCAGCATCTCG
This window encodes:
- a CDS encoding MoxR family ATPase is translated as MKERRKMTLGNKAVYFSEPFVPQHNVLPEFIGREKELRLITAAWMASDRSLPLSPLLVGEPGMGKNRIIYELAQKTGRDLYIFQGHEDVTAEDLACAVRFSDQNNAVMDYILSPLVTAMITGGIIFIDEIGKIRPRALALLVSVLDERRYIDSTLLGERIIAHPAFRFIAATNTAEINLLPEFINSRMRPVITIEFPPRAEIEKIILSQFTGMQKEISKLLDIFWLLWVQYNSSHKLSPRDAIYLFSLAENLSAFENAGGGDALMKTSMDHPFDLKINSISGIKPSHLETAFRQLFSHSNQN
- a CDS encoding PQQ-binding-like beta-propeller repeat protein, coding for MKPIIYNGNNELIVAYKNDFIKSVLDKYSVRLKKNLSGSGIRSLWYHEKENTLLVTHLYGSRVHLINLTTGKMRYHNFHSKTVRHVYVHNNEIISASWDGTIRVVDFYTLKQRLVLTDAGMGRSPQSATARIGNKDYVFGVSYDSDLNPLCRSNSVRKWDLKDGTVEGVITQTGEHLSTLSSAECVVYNGYLYTISDSGYLTVFDAESGEWLKESFIPRCLRSLIVVKEHNCLLVTDQDGYIHRYDLELMEFTYYLQCHLSDVTSIVQFPLQPDIVASSSFDGSVKIMSLPYLEELSAITTKNSLWSCILKKNILLAGGYEDEILIYDASDPKNCILLGKMCVFDDSYAVCPENSRQFFTDCIDNFEVISLETAEPITGKNSEYLLNTSNSQTILYDMFGLPDESFNLIGQSKNFFAQLPGSSRENLQNL
- a CDS encoding sigma-54-dependent Fis family transcriptional regulator; translation: MQLISYSQVNQEGSRPNIIDWNPDHKKIIIEIILSKGTLNILGQSNLRLFTASMDHADIINCKEKKDKIDLFRSFGLASDELADKPRKLLFKSNNLGAVKRSINAFVKRLLPSHPACILIIDDSYLQSLIEDLRVIKSPASGQKKPLEKNPIKRLILDSRKDSRMKEISQHFLGTSPDVEIVRAMILKAAESKLPVLILGESGTGKDVIARLINKFSTFNKTPYKVLNCAALPETLAESELFGAKKGSFTNSIAETIGLFAASNGGTIFLDEIGDLSLAIQAKLLLAVENQSIRQIGSTESKENLDVRVISATNRNIDYMVMQHTFRDDLLFRLDTIRINAPPLRSHPEDIPLIAKHIWSKLNSPHELSPEFLDYLKTYSWPGNVREMKTLLNSIRDIFGDESPTRDSIESLRNYRQEGITQSFSDGIQDQARFIRLEAYNRLIKVQNILRAIKINLRPYINAKSTGKKNIMSPDNLKSFVRNQINLLEDLCREPIYFKDLNLFQETTRYRYLLDKALNHWPSSLKTMDKLWNAELHKLDESINLSIFRFIWGKVDM
- a CDS encoding TetM/TetW/TetO/TetS family tetracycline resistance ribosomal protection protein; the encoded protein is MPETLRNIAILAHADAGKTSITEQMLLLGGVIKKAGNVDNGSAFTDFLPVEKERGISVRSAQVTFSWKGIQINLIDTPGHVDFSADVERTLRAVDGAILVISAVEGVQAHTEALYRALENAGIPVIIFINKIDRLGADIDRVLDEIRKELRVDPFVLQHCSDEGEAEVHISPLWSNAKTREDLLERLVATHEGLLNAYFEGTLPVFAELDQQLRQLVHSRHFIPLLFGSAKYEIGLEALLDAVISYLPPPTGSASNPFSALVYGIEHDRIMGKVALVRVLEGKISTREVLKNVRTAEDSKVIQVRKVLPGKHEEIGFVDAGNIAGLCGLSNVRIGDFLGSEPLQLPPAVRIQQPLFIVQVKAINEKDYPALAAALQELAEEDPSLEFEWLREEAELQLKMMGWIQMEVMEKILLDRFSIAARFENPTVIYKETPSSTAEGFVRYWMPKPCWAILKFLIEPGELGSGVNYSSAIGVNDVLQKYQNEVERTIPEALKQGIKGWEVTDIKITLIEGEDHEMHSRPGDFVIATPMGIMDGLVNTGTTLLEPMIRFRIQATEDLLGAITSDITRMRGSFESPEMDNGRFILHGLLPVSTSLDYPVKLSSRSGGKARISTHFHGYQECPDELGVIRPFRGISPLDTAKYILKARKALQ